In one window of Chitinophagales bacterium DNA:
- a CDS encoding response regulator transcription factor, with protein sequence MTKVLIYEDNPQLREGLTMLIDGSDGFSVVAAFKNCNNVQDEVAAFKPDIVLMDIDMPGTNGIEGLKKIREQHADVKVLMLTVFDDNKNVFEAIRSGANGYILKKTPPARLLEYIAEAASGGAPMTASIATQVLKMFSSLHNEKGEDYNLSEREKQVLQFLVNGYSYKMIAAEMFIAIDTVRSHIKKIYEKLHVNSKSEAVAKAFKDKIV encoded by the coding sequence ATGACTAAAGTATTGATCTACGAAGACAATCCACAGCTCAGAGAAGGGCTTACCATGTTGATTGATGGTAGTGATGGGTTTAGTGTAGTAGCTGCTTTTAAGAACTGCAATAATGTGCAGGATGAAGTGGCAGCTTTCAAACCGGATATTGTGCTGATGGATATTGATATGCCCGGCACCAATGGTATTGAGGGCCTGAAGAAAATACGCGAACAACATGCAGATGTTAAAGTACTCATGCTAACCGTCTTTGATGATAACAAAAATGTATTCGAAGCCATTCGTAGCGGTGCAAACGGATATATTCTCAAGAAAACACCGCCGGCAAGACTGCTGGAATATATTGCTGAAGCGGCCAGCGGTGGCGCACCCATGACGGCAAGTATTGCTACGCAGGTGCTGAAGATGTTTTCTAGTTTACATAATGAGAAAGGAGAAGATTATAATCTCTCAGAAAGAGAAAAACAGGTATTACAGTTTCTGGTGAATGGATACAGTTATAAAATGATTGCAGCAGAAATGTTTATTGCTATTGATACGGTTCGTTCACATATCAAGAAGATATATGAAAAGCTTCACGTGAATAGTAAAAGCGAAGCAGTAGCCAAAGCTTTCAAGGATAAAATTGTATAG
- a CDS encoding acyltransferase family protein, producing MQISRVLSQKFRFYTFVCIVLLLFVHGYNLQETYLTPFSTVKEPLTFTAFFEYLVSNGLLRFRIPLLFMISGYIYALQDNKPYWERTRKRVMTLLVPYLLWSALGLLLTFVLQRSTYTYQFVLAAQLDQMNDNRLYEQIGWWGVMERWLLAPISFQLWFIIALFMYNLMYPLIRWMVVRYPWIWIGITAFLWLSYFNFIFIGGQGLFFFSLGVYLQKANFNIERKPRWLSLYICFLVYVASSVIKSFMAFELDPESMNTFIALHMLHSITIVSGIVAIWYGADVVVKWCIQQQWFIWLSGFAFFIYGFHAPMISFLTRWLFSILDGFTYYRLLTYFLTPLLVLAICIGVGLLLKKISPSIFRLLTGGRGL from the coding sequence ATGCAAATCAGCCGCGTTCTCAGCCAGAAGTTCCGCTTTTACACTTTTGTATGTATTGTATTACTGCTATTTGTGCATGGGTATAATCTGCAGGAGACCTACCTTACACCTTTTTCTACGGTTAAGGAGCCGCTGACTTTTACTGCTTTTTTTGAATACCTGGTCTCTAATGGTTTGCTGCGCTTTAGAATTCCACTCCTCTTCATGATCTCAGGCTATATCTATGCTTTGCAGGATAACAAACCTTATTGGGAGAGAACTAGGAAGCGAGTGATGACACTTCTTGTGCCCTATCTGCTGTGGAGTGCTTTAGGTTTGTTGTTGACATTTGTACTGCAGCGAAGCACATATACCTATCAATTTGTACTGGCGGCTCAGCTTGATCAAATGAATGATAATAGACTGTATGAGCAAATTGGCTGGTGGGGCGTTATGGAGAGATGGCTCTTAGCACCTATTTCATTTCAGCTCTGGTTTATTATCGCCTTATTCATGTATAACCTCATGTATCCATTGATCAGATGGATGGTAGTAAGGTATCCATGGATTTGGATTGGCATTACTGCTTTTTTGTGGTTGAGTTATTTCAATTTTATTTTTATTGGTGGACAGGGGCTTTTCTTTTTCTCGCTGGGTGTTTATCTCCAAAAAGCAAACTTCAATATTGAACGCAAGCCCAGGTGGCTGAGTTTATACATCTGTTTTCTAGTATATGTAGCTAGTTCTGTAATTAAAAGCTTTATGGCTTTTGAACTGGATCCTGAATCAATGAACACATTTATTGCTTTGCATATGCTGCATAGTATTACCATTGTTTCAGGTATTGTTGCTATTTGGTATGGAGCAGATGTGGTGGTGAAGTGGTGTATACAGCAGCAATGGTTTATCTGGTTGTCAGGATTTGCTTTCTTTATTTATGGTTTTCATGCACCCATGATTTCATTTCTCACCCGTTGGCTGTTTTCTATATTGGATGGATTTACCTATTACAGATTACTGACTTATTTTCTGACGCCGCTTCTTGTATTAGCAATCTGTATCGGTGTTGGGCTCTTGCTTAAAAAAATCTCGCCTTCCATATTCCGTTTGCTAACAGGTGGCAGAGGACTTTGA